Below is a genomic region from Medicago truncatula cultivar Jemalong A17 chromosome 3, MtrunA17r5.0-ANR, whole genome shotgun sequence.
GCTATGTTTTTCTCAGAGTTGTACCCTTCTGAAACTCGTAAACTGATTGAACGTCTCGTTAATTATGTCATTTACAAGGttagttcttttctttttctgtggTTTATGAAATGTGTTGCCCTGCAAACTGATTCAGACTATTTATTGAAAGTGAAACTTAGCAAAgtaattgtttcttcaaaataatattgagtctAATTTGTAATGCTTTTGATTGCAAGACACTCCATTGGTTTGGCATCCCTTTTTTCATCACATtccttattttcctttttttgaaaattgaatatttttgttCATATGTTGGCTTAGTGTTTGGAACAATTTATGAGCTAGTTGTCATGGTCGCAGGAAtactaatgattttttttttttgtgcttcaAATTTCTACTTTTCATCATTCGATAATGTGCAAGTTTGTTGACTTAGAGATATGGAAAACATTTGTGAGCACCtagtaaatatatattgtatcaattttgaaaagtttaaaTGTAATGGGAACAGTTTGATGTTGATAAATCACATTTATGCTacttaattgttatttatcaTGTCATGGTGGATGGACAGGGAACATTTCTTCCACTGGTTGTGCTACCAACACTTTATCAAGCCGGTCTTTGGTCAACTTGGTTGGCCGTACTTTGTTCTTTAAAGGTATAAATTATACTAGAAGATAACAGAGTGAAGTAATTCTTTTGAGGTTTGTTATGTTCAACATGTTCATTAACACGTTCTTGAACATGATTTACGTATTTTGCATAGATGTTTCAAGCTTTGGCTAGAGATCGATTGGAGCGGCTGAATGCATCTCCATCTGCCACACCCTGGACATATCTTCGTGTATATTCAGCATTGTTATTCATTTTCTTGGTTGATGTTCTCTGGTACTGCTTACTCTTTTCACTCctatttttcaatacaatgtTTGTTTAACATAAATGACAGCCAAGGCTCTGGAAATCATGCttcgatttaatttttgtaaaggCTTGAAACAATCGATATCATTATTGtaatattgtaattttatagCTTGGAATATTTCTGacacttttctttttattcttctAGGATTAGGCTTTGTCTTGAAATATATAGCACTCATGGGTCCTCTATGTTCCTGCTACTTTTCTTTGAGCCTTTGAGTATTGCTTTCGAGACACTGCAGGTATTTAAAATGCAGATTTGCAGATTTGAGATCTACTCATATCATCATGCTGGATTTAATTAGATTGTTTATGGTGTGATATGAATTGTAGGCCATTTTGGTGCATGGATTTCAGTTACTTGACATATGGATTCATCATTCGGCTTGCAGCGGCAGTGATTTCCGAACACATAAACTGCTTGATGCATTAACCGCAGGTAGTTTGGATAAAAGTCTGATCCTGGAACTTATAATAACCAATCAACTCTATTGGGGGTATTAAGATATGTGCATTCCTGTTTTATATATGATTCTTTTTGCATTACCTAGGCAGAGCATGTGTTGTATCAccattttttcattcaacttaTTCAGAATATCTgtaatctttcaatttttattgttgCTGCAGACAACATATTTGGTTAACATTGCCGAAATAATCTGATCACTGTGAACTTTTTTTGATCTTTTTCCTCGATAAGTGATAGCATGTCATTTGAGTTTCCTAATTATGTGGTATAACTGTAGGTTCTTTATTGGAATGGAAGGGAATACTTATCCGGAACTTGGGATTTTTCCTAGATATGGCCACATTTTTTATGGCACTTGGTCATTACTTGTATATATGGCGGCTTCATGGCATGGCTTTCCATCTTGTAGATGCAGTGCTATTTCTAAATATACgtgtaaatatttttgtatatctCTTCTTAATTTGCATAAATTTGGAATATTTCCGATGATTGCATATTCTGCTACCTgtatttattgattttcttttgagCAGGCGTTACTTAGTGCAATGATAAACCGCATAAAAGGCTTTATTAGACTAAGGATAGCTCTAGGAGCACTTCATGCAGCTCTTCCCGATGCAACCACTGAAGAGCTAAGAGGATATGAAGATGAATGCGCTATTTGTAGAGTATGCTAGTTTGCCAAACCTGTCTTTCTGGTCGACCTTGGTGTCAGTTGGATATacttttcaataatatttttaatttgctcATGACAGGAACCCATGGCTAAGGCTAAAAAGCTAAACTGCAATCACCTCTTCCATCTTGCGTGTTTGAGATCTTGGTATGGTTTGATTTTATGAACTTTTATCTGTTTCTATTTGCGTTCATTTTAGTGAGACGATGCTATATGTTTCTGAACTGATTTTAGGTTGGATCAAGGCCTGACTGAGATGTATACTTGTCCAACATGCCGAAAGCCACTTTTTGCAGGCCGGCCTGAAAATGAAACAAACTCTAGTACAGGGGTAATATCTAGTGATGAGCAACTTGCACGGCAAATGAGTGCCGGATTCGATCGTCAAAACTCGGCTAGACATAACATGCCTGCAGGATTGTTTCCAAATCCGACACTCAACAATGCCGAAGGTGTTCCTTGGAGGTAAAATCTTCACACTCCATGCTACATGTCCTTCtgtctctcttttttttttggagttgtCGTTTTGAACAGTTGTTGTGCAATATGTACAAGAGGATACAAAATCCTCCTAGCTCAGCAATCAATCAATGGAAACAAACACTATAGTAGTAAAAAGGATCAGACACGTGTCACGGATATCAGGGGATATAACCCAACTTTTTATGCCCACAAGTCTTCATTTATTTATCTGGCCTCTTATTTGATTTATTGCAAGATCAGAATGGTTGATTACTccattttatctttttgtatgtaaatatattatcttttatGTATTGAAGCATTATTTTTTGTCGATTTGGCCTTTTCTTATCTAGGAGCGCAGGACTGGACTCAGGTTGGTTGCATTCTTGGCCAA
It encodes:
- the LOC11410500 gene encoding E3 ubiquitin protein ligase RIN2: MALKFIAISAVSTVLSFVGLQFCTDLSLEKLKSDGLIGWNSIHLDNVDHDIELPLGLYTTIVLLTNCMINVFVLLNLCLKAMFFSELYPSETRKLIERLVNYVIYKGTFLPLVVLPTLYQAGLWSTWLAVLCSLKMFQALARDRLERLNASPSATPWTYLRVYSALLFIFLVDVLWIRLCLEIYSTHGSSMFLLLFFEPLSIAFETLQAILVHGFQLLDIWIHHSACSGSDFRTHKLLDALTAGSLLEWKGILIRNLGFFLDMATFFMALGHYLYIWRLHGMAFHLVDAVLFLNIRALLSAMINRIKGFIRLRIALGALHAALPDATTEELRGYEDECAICREPMAKAKKLNCNHLFHLACLRSWLDQGLTEMYTCPTCRKPLFAGRPENETNSSTGVISSDEQLARQMSAGFDRQNSARHNMPAGLFPNPTLNNAEGVPWRSAGLDSGWLHSWPNQGVDGAGPSTAIRTVGLGRVQMMMRHLASVGETYAQTTFDDASWNLWPINPSQTSASGPSQPTAPSPGVRLPGGNGGLHIRTASRSANDNLANVLAMAETVREVLPHIPDDIIFQDLQRTNSVTVTVNNLLQM